In one window of Janthinobacterium sp. 1_2014MBL_MicDiv DNA:
- a CDS encoding aldose epimerase family protein produces MTSVAPVSASATVTEAPFGVLPDGQHVSVLTLTNRQGMQVKVLDFGAIISEIHVPDRNGTFADVVLGFERIEPYLHNSAFLGAVIGRFGNRIAEGRFHLDGRDFQLAVNNAPNHLHGGNQGLHQVMWQAVPFTKDDAVGVTFTRSSPDGEDGYPGRLDVTVVYELDNDNALSLRYHAVTDQATPVNLTNHSYFNLAGQGHILGHEVTINAERYLPVDAGSIPTGELADVACTPFDLRQPVVIGNNIDLPHEQIRIGRGFDHNFVLNQKAGQLLNLAATVRDPASGRVMQVYTQEPGIQFYSGNFLDSSQYGKLRAISYRSALCLETQHFPDSPNQAHFPSTILRPGEEYRTETVYRFSAE; encoded by the coding sequence ATGACCTCTGTCGCACCTGTTTCCGCGTCCGCCACCGTCACCGAGGCGCCGTTCGGCGTCTTGCCCGATGGCCAGCACGTTAGCGTCTTGACCCTGACGAACCGCCAGGGCATGCAAGTCAAGGTGCTCGACTTTGGCGCCATCATCAGCGAAATCCACGTGCCGGACCGCAACGGCACCTTTGCCGACGTGGTGCTCGGTTTCGAGCGCATCGAACCGTATCTGCACAACAGCGCCTTCCTGGGCGCCGTCATCGGGCGCTTCGGCAACCGCATCGCCGAGGGGCGCTTCCACCTCGACGGCCGCGACTTCCAGCTGGCTGTCAACAATGCGCCCAATCACTTGCATGGCGGAAATCAGGGCTTGCACCAGGTCATGTGGCAGGCCGTGCCATTCACGAAGGACGATGCGGTGGGCGTCACGTTCACCCGCAGCAGCCCGGATGGCGAGGACGGCTACCCGGGCCGGCTCGACGTCACCGTCGTGTACGAACTGGACAACGACAACGCGCTGAGCCTGCGCTACCACGCCGTGACGGACCAGGCCACGCCCGTCAACTTGACCAACCACAGCTATTTCAACCTGGCGGGGCAGGGGCATATCCTCGGCCACGAAGTGACGATCAACGCGGAGCGCTACCTGCCCGTGGATGCGGGTTCGATTCCCACGGGCGAGCTGGCGGACGTGGCCTGCACGCCGTTCGACCTGCGCCAGCCTGTGGTCATTGGCAACAATATCGATCTGCCGCACGAGCAGATCCGCATCGGCCGCGGCTTTGACCATAACTTTGTGCTCAATCAAAAGGCAGGCCAACTGCTGAACCTGGCCGCCACCGTGCGCGACCCTGCTTCGGGCCGGGTGATGCAGGTGTACACGCAGGAACCGGGCATCCAGTTCTATTCGGGCAATTTCCTCGACAGCAGCCAGTACGGCAAGCTGCGCGCCATCAGCTACCGCAGCGCGCTGTGCCTGGAAACCCAGCATTTCCCGGACTCGCCGAACCAGGCGCATTTCCCCAGCACCATCCTGCGCCCGGGCGAGGAATACCGGACGGAAACCGTGTACCGCTTTTCCGCCGAGTAA
- a CDS encoding glycoside hydrolase family 43 protein gives MVEVLKPLIEQRADPHIYRHSDGYYYFTASVPQYDRIELRRADSIAGLADAPTVDVWHKPQTGPYSELVWAPELHFNQGAWYVYFAAAPSREIKHKLFQHRMYAIRNTSANPLEGEWEFMGQIDTGIDTFCLDATTFEHDGQLYYLWAQKDVAIEGNSNLYIAPMATPWQLGGPPVMLSKPEFDWEIRGFWVNEGPSVLKRNGKIFISYSASATDENYAMGLLWADDTANLLDPFSWTKSPEPVFATCYEHGIYGPGHNSFTTADDGDGVLLVYHARTYTEIVGDPLWNPDRHTFVKPLRWDAQGMPVFGRSSTL, from the coding sequence ATGGTTGAAGTACTGAAACCGCTGATCGAACAACGTGCCGACCCGCATATCTACCGCCACAGCGACGGCTATTATTACTTTACGGCCTCCGTGCCGCAGTACGACCGCATCGAACTGCGCCGTGCCGACAGCATCGCCGGCCTGGCCGATGCGCCAACGGTGGACGTGTGGCACAAGCCGCAGACGGGGCCGTACAGCGAACTGGTGTGGGCACCCGAATTGCACTTCAACCAAGGCGCCTGGTATGTGTATTTCGCCGCCGCGCCGAGCCGCGAAATCAAACATAAACTGTTCCAGCACCGCATGTATGCGATCCGCAATACCAGCGCCAACCCGCTCGAGGGCGAGTGGGAATTCATGGGCCAGATCGACACGGGTATCGACACCTTTTGCCTCGACGCCACCACGTTCGAACACGATGGCCAGCTGTACTACCTGTGGGCGCAGAAAGATGTCGCCATCGAGGGCAATTCCAACCTGTACATCGCGCCGATGGCCACGCCATGGCAGCTGGGCGGGCCGCCCGTGATGCTGAGCAAACCGGAGTTCGACTGGGAAATCCGCGGCTTCTGGGTCAACGAGGGACCATCCGTGCTGAAGCGCAATGGCAAGATTTTCATCAGCTATTCGGCCAGCGCCACCGATGAAAACTACGCGATGGGCTTGCTGTGGGCCGATGACACGGCAAACTTGCTCGATCCGTTCTCGTGGACCAAGTCGCCCGAGCCCGTGTTTGCCACCTGCTACGAGCACGGCATCTACGGCCCCGGCCACAACAGCTTTACGACGGCCGACGATGGCGACGGCGTGTTGCTGGTGTACCATGCCCGCACCTACACGGAAATCGTCGGCGATCCCCTGTGGAACCCGGACCGCCACACGTTTGTCAAACCGCTGCGCTGGGATGCGCAGGGCATGCCCGTGTTTGGCCGTTCATCGACCCTGTAA
- a CDS encoding MFS transporter yields METQKLSTVEKVGFGAGDMALNVVISSMMLIITFFYTDIYGLKTTDLALLFVAVKVVGAIADLVMGQITDRYSFASGRYRPYLLWLAIPFGVSVFFVFTTPEWGYDAKLVWAYSTYILMTIMTAGVGIPYISLISGLTSDPHERLSANGYRLFFAKIGAFMVTIVVPILSQRWGGGNPAVGYQAAMAVMAVMGVALFLFCYFTTTERVVHVVEKQSLLEQLQVLLKNDQWLVLCGVCVTGTVGYVVRGSVAIYYAKYYLGGDTETVAAFLTTGVVAAILAMIASTWITKFYCKVKLFRYTQIGVALISLAIYFFVKPSDTVLAFALYFLLSFVVDLHAPVFWSAIAETIDYGQVKTGKRVSGFAFGGISVCQKAGMAVAGFLVGMLLSYFDYQPNHEQTQFALNGIALMLSIIPGFFHLLMGLLMFKYRISDSYYTGVKVEMHKRGYVAA; encoded by the coding sequence ATGGAGACGCAAAAATTATCCACCGTTGAAAAGGTCGGTTTCGGCGCCGGCGACATGGCGCTCAATGTCGTCATCTCGTCGATGATGCTGATCATCACCTTTTTCTATACCGATATCTATGGCTTGAAAACCACGGACCTGGCCCTGCTGTTCGTGGCCGTGAAGGTGGTGGGCGCCATCGCCGACCTGGTCATGGGGCAGATCACGGACCGCTACAGCTTTGCCTCGGGCCGCTACCGCCCATATCTGCTGTGGCTGGCCATTCCGTTCGGCGTCAGCGTCTTCTTTGTTTTCACGACGCCGGAATGGGGCTATGACGCCAAGCTGGTGTGGGCATATTCGACCTATATCTTGATGACCATCATGACGGCCGGCGTCGGCATCCCGTATATTTCCCTGATCAGCGGCCTGACCAGCGACCCGCACGAACGGCTGTCGGCCAATGGCTACCGCCTGTTCTTCGCCAAGATCGGCGCCTTCATGGTGACCATCGTCGTGCCGATCCTGTCGCAGCGCTGGGGCGGCGGCAACCCGGCCGTCGGTTACCAGGCTGCCATGGCCGTGATGGCCGTCATGGGCGTGGCCCTGTTCCTGTTCTGCTATTTCACCACCACCGAGCGCGTCGTGCACGTGGTGGAAAAACAATCATTGCTGGAACAATTGCAGGTGCTGCTGAAAAACGACCAGTGGCTGGTGCTGTGCGGCGTATGCGTTACGGGCACGGTCGGCTACGTGGTGCGCGGCTCCGTCGCCATCTATTACGCGAAATACTATCTGGGCGGCGACACGGAAACCGTGGCCGCCTTCTTGACCACGGGCGTGGTGGCGGCCATCCTCGCCATGATCGCCTCGACGTGGATCACCAAGTTCTATTGCAAGGTAAAACTGTTCCGCTACACACAGATCGGCGTGGCACTGATCAGCCTAGCCATCTATTTCTTCGTCAAGCCCAGCGACACCGTGCTGGCCTTCGCCCTGTATTTCCTGCTGTCCTTTGTGGTCGACTTGCATGCGCCCGTGTTCTGGTCGGCCATCGCGGAAACCATCGACTACGGTCAAGTGAAGACGGGCAAGCGCGTCTCCGGCTTCGCCTTCGGCGGCATTTCCGTCTGCCAGAAGGCGGGCATGGCCGTGGCCGGCTTTTTGGTCGGCATGCTGCTGTCGTATTTCGACTACCAGCCCAACCATGAGCAAACGCAATTCGCCCTGAACGGCATCGCCCTGATGCTGTCGATCATCCCCGGCTTCTTCCATTTGCTGATGGGCTTGCTGATGTTCAAGTACCGCATCAGTGACAGCTACTACACGGGCGTCAAGGTGGAAATGCACAAGCGTGGCTACGTCGCCGCATGA